The genome window ggtctaggttcaacaatgttatgtgcccaaagaatgaggtcagctgactacctgaatagactgaatgaccaggttattccatcaatggagtgtttttccctgatggcacaggcatattccaagatgacaatgcgtgcgatttatttattttttttccctttggacgggcagtgtagtTTACTATGtgtttcttgccactgtaaaacttttttttaagcCTGGGTAGCATATGTGCAGTGTGATTAAGTTTGAACATGCCCATGCTATTTGATTTCACTAAGAATATAATGCCATTTTGCTTTATtatactgattttttttttatggtgaaCTGGCTGCAGACAGGAACAACAAATGTCAGCAGAGAAGATGGAGACAACAGCAAGTGTTAAAACAGGACTTGTATATGAGGAGAATGGGGAAACCCTCAGGTAAATATTCcagtaatattgtaatatttcaaTTTTTTCAAACAGTGCATAAAGTGGAGTgagattagaaaataaaactggtAAAACGTACCTTggatttgtctgttttcttttacaagACCTGAGGATCTGTCTGAGATGCTGGCAGCAGGGACCAAGGAGGTTCATGAAAAGGCTGAGAACACCCAGTTTGTGAAGGATTTTCTCAGGGGACGCATCCGCAAAGAGCTTTTTAAggtcagtttaaaaaaaatctggaagGGTTAAATGTCACTGGTGATTtagtaaaacatgtaaacagagaAGTTCAGTAattaaatgaatatgaatgacTGTAggcaaaaagacacaaagaataGTTGAAAAAGTGGACAAACCAAACTTTAAACTTTTTCTTTATATCCTATCCAGCTTGGTGCCGTGGCACTCTACTACACTTACACAGCCATGGAGGAAGAGATTGAAAAGAACAAGGACCACCCCCACTTTGCGCCTCTTTATTTTCCAGCAGAGTTGCACCGCCATGAGGCTCTGGCTCGTGATCTTGAGTATTTTTATGGCCCAGAATGGCAGAGCCAGATCAGATGCTCTGAGGCCACTCAATGCTATGTGGACCGTATCCACCAAGTAGGACAGGAAGACCCAGTGCTGCTGGTGGCCCACGCTTATACCCGTTACATGGGGGACCTCTCTGGAGGCCAGGTACTTAAGAAGGTGGCACAGAGAGCCCTGAAGCTTCCTTCCACAGGAGAAGGCTTGGAGTTCTACCAGTTTGATGCCATCCATAGTGCCAAAGAATTTAAACAGCTATACCGCAGTCGGATGAATGAGCTTGAACtggacatgaaaacaaaaaagaggctGGTGGATGAGGCAATCAAAGCCTTCCAGTTTAACATGGAGGTAAGAGACAGTGAAGAAAGAAGGCTGGTAGGCAATCTTTTccctggtggtggtggtgtgaaGTGTTTAAAAGAGGATTTCTTACAATAGGgaaacaaatgcaaaaccaTATGTAATAATGTATTAGACAGTTTTGGTAGGACACTTGCACTGTGTTGATGAGTCTATGTCAGGGTTATGTGTCAATATGTATTGTCAGACAACAGGAATTGTTTTTTACCCTTTTATCCCtaatgttatttaatattttttacttgTATTGGGCACTTGCAGTCAGTGTTGTacataatttatatttgttctgCAGGTATTTCAGGAGTTGGAAGAAATTGGTAAAACCATCCAGGAAGATGTTTTAGATGCTGGCATGCCTGTCCATGGAGCAATGGGTGGGGACATCAGCAAATGTCCCTACTATGCTGCTAAAATGGGTATGCTTTTGTAGTAATCTTTGTGGGCACTGTGCCATTTTAactaatatataaatacattgttATGATGATCTGGttaagttttctgtttttgtgctcCCAGCGGCTTCTGGTGGAACAGCATATGCCTGTCAGCTCGCCATGGCTGTACTCAGGCACCCAACAGGACAGGTCCTGTTTGCTACTTGGTTTGCCGCTCTGGCTGGATTGGCTGCATGGTATCTGATGTGATCCAGCCTTCAgcctgtcactgctgctgtgagagagaaggaggagaagagtaaaaagaagaacagTAAGGAGAATAGATATCCCCATGAGCTGTAGACCATTTCGTAGTTTCATACAAACATTCATGGGtgaaagtttatttaatttttgctaAAGATGAAAGctgaaaggggaaaaaaaggcttGGACCATTTTATACATCAACTCCATGCATTTACCCCATGATACTTATTTCTTCTTCAAGTTGCTTGATTTCTCTACCTCCATTGTGCTGCCCATCCATTCAGTTTATCTCAAGACCTGTAGCTGTGTTCTGGTTTTGTCATGGACTGATTAactgattgtttttctttctaatatgttgtaaaattaaattttcagttaaattaaattggCAGAAACAGACTAAGACACATTAGTTGATattgataattattattatcagtattattaaaatgtatttatggaGAACGTACTAAAACATGTTAGAACATACTATGCATACATTGTTCATGAATAGAATACCACAGTAGACCTTTTGCAGGGAAAAGTGCtgcattcatatttaattaggcctttttgttttattgaatttctgtaaattaatacagtattttctcCAGTTTTTATTCTTCAGCTTGAGTGCAGTTCCAAACATAAAAACGCACTGCAGTGATATGCTTTGCTAAATTtatgatcacattttataattcATACTTCAAATGGTTCCTGAAAGTTTGTACATGTATACTCCAACAAGACAGACCATACgaatcaaacttttttttttccctaaatATAACACACCTACACTTGAAAGTGTATgtgtattaattaaattaattgcataaataattataataaacaagtaatgaaaataaataaataatgaaatacatcaGTGTATTAATAAACACCTTTCAGATACTGAATATATgaagatactgtatatttgaatcTCTGCTGATGCATGTTCAGATGCACTGTTCGCCTGCTTCACAGTTACATGATGGGGCATCTTGTATTCATAAAAACtgcctgttttcactttaaatgcGTAAATATCAAAGAAGCTGAATGACTCATTGATTCAGTTTTACCTGCCTATATTAGGACATGTTAGTAAAGGTGATTGCAGATGTTTTAAAAGAGATTGTTTAATAGTAATGGTTTGTCTACATACTATATTAGACGTGTAGTTTATCTACATGGTGGCTAACAATACTTGTTGTTTATTATGAACTACTAGGTAGGTCCTTCAACAGCTTGCctcttgtttatgtgtgtttgtttaggaTTTACCAGAATGCACCACTACTAAAACTTTCTTCTCATTatccatactgtatatttagtttattttcccTATTGGTGCACAAATCAGTTGTTTCTGATGTACATGAGGAATACTTTTGTGCTGTTTCATATATGCAGAGTAATTGCTTTGATTTCCAGTTCAGCGTTTATCCTGacacagtgaagacattttGT of Anabas testudineus chromosome 8, fAnaTes1.2, whole genome shotgun sequence contains these proteins:
- the hmox2b gene encoding heme oxygenase 2; translated protein: MSAEKMETTASVKTGLVYEENGETLRPEDLSEMLAAGTKEVHEKAENTQFVKDFLRGRIRKELFKLGAVALYYTYTAMEEEIEKNKDHPHFAPLYFPAELHRHEALARDLEYFYGPEWQSQIRCSEATQCYVDRIHQVGQEDPVLLVAHAYTRYMGDLSGGQVLKKVAQRALKLPSTGEGLEFYQFDAIHSAKEFKQLYRSRMNELELDMKTKKRLVDEAIKAFQFNMEVFQELEEIGKTIQEDVLDAGMPVHGAMGGDISKCPYYAAKMAASGGTAYACQLAMAVLRHPTGQVLFATWFAALAGLAAWYLM